A section of the Orenia marismortui DSM 5156 genome encodes:
- a CDS encoding nickel-dependent lactate racemase family protein, which translates to MKLKYGAEKVNLNMERLRKQVEVLLPNEREGLVDPLETIEDCLEDPIASSSLEQLLAEKSPNNVVIVVNDVSRLTPYEYMLPPLLDVLHKAGINKEEITFIIATGIHDPNTEEQNRKIFGDDIVDNYRLISHDPDNDLVDMGELDTGNRFYLNREVLEADFLITTGVITPHYFAGFSGGRKSILPGVAGRDTIQNNHAHMVNLVGNLPRIEDNPVSLEMIEAARKAEVDFILNVVTNSKKEIVEVVAGDLEAAWYQGVNVSAEMYHVPIKHKADIAIVSAGGYPKDINIYQAQKALDNADYAVKDGGIIVLLAECRAGLGEDVFEEWLNNSKKPEDNVERIREKFVIGGHKAFAISKVVLNKEFILISEFNQEFTELMFAKKMNSLDEVLSYIEDKYNHQYSTIIMPQGGLTVAIVE; encoded by the coding sequence ATGAAGTTGAAGTATGGAGCAGAAAAAGTTAATTTAAATATGGAAAGATTAAGAAAGCAGGTAGAAGTATTATTACCAAATGAAAGAGAGGGGCTAGTTGATCCTTTGGAGACAATTGAAGATTGTTTAGAAGATCCAATAGCTTCATCATCTCTAGAGCAATTGTTAGCTGAGAAGTCTCCTAATAATGTAGTTATAGTTGTTAATGATGTAAGTCGTTTAACACCTTATGAATATATGCTACCACCACTTTTGGATGTACTACATAAGGCAGGGATAAATAAAGAAGAGATCACCTTTATTATAGCTACTGGAATTCATGATCCTAATACTGAAGAGCAGAATAGAAAAATCTTTGGTGATGATATAGTAGATAATTATCGTTTGATATCCCATGATCCTGATAATGACTTAGTTGATATGGGCGAATTAGATACAGGAAATAGATTTTATCTTAATCGTGAAGTTTTGGAGGCAGATTTTTTAATTACTACTGGGGTGATAACACCTCATTATTTCGCAGGATTTTCAGGAGGAAGAAAGTCTATCTTACCAGGAGTTGCAGGAAGAGATACCATCCAAAATAATCATGCCCATATGGTTAACTTAGTTGGTAATTTACCAAGAATAGAAGATAATCCAGTAAGCTTGGAAATGATTGAAGCTGCAAGAAAGGCAGAAGTGGATTTTATCTTGAATGTAGTAACTAACAGTAAGAAAGAGATAGTTGAAGTAGTTGCAGGAGATTTAGAAGCTGCTTGGTATCAAGGAGTAAATGTTTCTGCAGAAATGTATCATGTACCTATTAAACATAAAGCAGATATAGCAATTGTTAGTGCAGGAGGCTATCCCAAAGATATTAATATTTATCAAGCCCAAAAAGCTCTTGATAATGCAGATTATGCTGTGAAAGATGGAGGAATAATAGTCTTATTAGCTGAATGTAGAGCTGGATTAGGAGAAGATGTTTTTGAAGAATGGTTAAATAATTCAAAAAAACCAGAGGATAATGTAGAACGGATCAGAGAAAAATTTGTTATTGGTGGACATAAAGCTTTTGCAATTAGTAAAGTTGTTTTGAACAAGGAATTTATTCTTATCTCTGAGTTCAATCAAGAGTTTACAGAGCTAATGTTTGCTAAGAAGATGAATTCTCTTGATGAAGTATTATCTTATATAGAAGATAAATATAATCACCAATATAGTACTATTATAATGCCTCAAGGCGGATTAACCGTAGCAATAGTAGAGTAG
- a CDS encoding RNase H family protein: protein MAYKCEKELRLKAKEFIEKLKNEDIEGEITQVRDYMVKVNIKKNDDQFGNLNIYYSPKKEKYTLKCHELKNKQLEQGLISLWEGRNFFCQENNQEKSSVDYQIYVDGSYIDGKIGYGVVILDDNKLVEEISGEVTDPLAQNSRQVGGELVATQEGVKWCHKNRVEEVDIFYDMENIKKWATGEYKTNKALTQNFKEFINKAKVKINWYKVKAHTGVKWNEWADKLAKAGAMNGSNQNRENSLIEELEEIANKFVDYLQRNGYTVEYKGIYNSNCAKLKLSDGINFLGHLNIYNTNKLNLVPKYHELKAKEYQSELEELWQEFLKRN, encoded by the coding sequence ATGGCATATAAATGTGAAAAAGAATTAAGATTAAAGGCTAAAGAATTTATTGAGAAATTAAAGAATGAAGATATAGAAGGTGAGATAACACAGGTTCGTGATTATATGGTTAAGGTTAATATAAAAAAGAATGATGATCAATTTGGAAATTTGAATATTTATTATAGTCCAAAGAAAGAAAAATATACTTTAAAATGCCATGAATTAAAGAATAAACAGCTTGAGCAGGGATTAATTTCATTATGGGAAGGTAGAAATTTCTTTTGTCAAGAAAACAATCAAGAAAAATCTTCTGTTGATTATCAGATTTATGTTGATGGTTCTTATATAGATGGTAAGATTGGTTATGGAGTTGTTATTTTAGATGATAACAAGTTGGTAGAGGAAATATCAGGGGAAGTAACAGATCCATTGGCCCAGAATTCTAGACAGGTAGGAGGAGAATTGGTAGCAACTCAGGAAGGGGTTAAGTGGTGTCATAAGAACAGAGTTGAAGAAGTAGATATTTTTTATGATATGGAGAATATAAAAAAATGGGCAACTGGAGAATATAAAACTAATAAAGCATTAACTCAAAACTTTAAAGAATTTATTAATAAAGCTAAGGTTAAGATAAATTGGTATAAAGTTAAAGCACATACAGGAGTGAAATGGAATGAATGGGCTGATAAATTAGCTAAAGCAGGAGCAATGAATGGAAGTAATCAAAATAGAGAAAATAGTCTGATAGAAGAATTAGAAGAGATAGCAAATAAATTTGTTGATTATTTACAGAGAAATGGTTATACAGTAGAGTACAAAGGGATCTATAATTCAAATTGTGCTAAATTAAAATTGAGTGATGGAATCAATTTTCTAGGCCATTTAAATATATATAATACAAATAAATTAAATTTAGTCCCTAAATACCATGAATTAAAGGCTAAAGAATATCAAAGTGAATTAGAAGAGTTATGGCAGGAATTTTTAAAAAGAAATTAA
- a CDS encoding sensor histidine kinase: MEDSIEYLVNNFPGIAVIIDDEYKIRRGNQIAYEAFGKLGVKRPDEYIFKPLTEIHTLDGSTAIDALRTGSPFYGYKEYKWKNRKRRILYCHLPTKINSSSRGVVILNIDFKKKINTLEDLVESFKANSHIYFSELEICLFDLEGKLNYVNRSVVNNSGLEAKDLIGESIKFFFDSEEEIELLLKRIALGNFVHTKKYINNKKSKDHLSRVVELISFPIIINGEMIGGIYLGLNLGGLIKHSDRIKKFNKIEDAGRMAFRVIHEVRNPLQEILAIAELGKINSNNEQTNLYFDSIKGRIEQINNLMNEILELSNFHQLELLKYNINDIFSEILKEVFENCKKEKIKLEVELEDLEIKIDKNLFSKIILNLLNNAIEVLMNYEQNRKILIKAESKDNEVLFSIYNSGPEIPEKIREYIFDIFASTKGRNGTGLGLTITYYIVTRIFKGDIWFESNQEGTTFFFKIKQNIDKTMLISKEDTAYKGI, from the coding sequence ATGGAAGATAGTATCGAATATCTAGTTAATAACTTTCCAGGAATAGCAGTGATTATAGATGATGAATATAAGATCAGAAGAGGTAACCAAATTGCATATGAGGCTTTTGGTAAGCTAGGGGTTAAAAGACCCGATGAGTATATATTTAAACCTTTAACTGAAATTCATACACTAGATGGAAGCACTGCCATAGATGCATTACGTACTGGTAGTCCTTTTTATGGATATAAAGAATACAAGTGGAAGAATAGGAAAAGAAGAATTTTATATTGTCATTTACCGACAAAAATAAATTCTTCTTCTCGTGGAGTAGTTATCTTAAATATAGATTTTAAGAAAAAAATTAATACTCTAGAAGATTTAGTAGAATCTTTTAAAGCTAATAGCCACATTTATTTTAGTGAGTTAGAGATATGTTTATTTGATTTAGAGGGTAAACTTAATTATGTAAATAGATCAGTTGTAAATAATAGTGGACTAGAGGCAAAAGATTTGATTGGTGAAAGTATTAAGTTTTTTTTTGATTCGGAAGAAGAGATAGAATTATTGTTAAAAAGAATTGCTTTAGGTAACTTTGTTCATACCAAAAAATATATAAATAATAAGAAGTCTAAAGACCATCTCTCTAGAGTGGTAGAGCTAATCTCTTTTCCAATTATAATAAATGGGGAAATGATTGGAGGAATATACCTAGGTTTAAATTTAGGAGGATTAATTAAACACTCTGATAGAATTAAGAAATTTAATAAAATTGAAGATGCTGGTCGAATGGCTTTTAGAGTAATTCATGAAGTTAGAAATCCATTGCAAGAGATTTTAGCTATAGCGGAATTAGGGAAGATTAATTCAAATAATGAGCAGACAAACTTATATTTTGATAGTATTAAAGGGCGTATCGAACAAATAAATAATCTGATGAATGAAATTTTGGAATTATCTAATTTTCATCAATTAGAGTTGTTAAAATATAATATTAATGATATCTTTTCAGAAATACTAAAAGAAGTATTTGAAAATTGTAAAAAAGAGAAAATTAAGCTAGAAGTTGAATTAGAGGATTTAGAAATTAAAATAGATAAGAATTTATTTAGCAAAATTATATTAAATTTATTAAATAATGCTATAGAAGTATTGATGAATTATGAGCAGAATAGAAAGATTTTAATTAAAGCTGAATCTAAGGATAATGAAGTTTTATTTAGCATCTATAACTCTGGACCAGAAATACCTGAAAAAATTAGAGAATATATTTTTGATATTTTTGCTTCTACTAAAGGGAGAAATGGAACAGGTTTAGGGTTAACAATTACTTATTATATTGTTACTAGAATATTTAAGGGAGATATTTGGTTTGAAAGTAATCAAGAGGGGACAACCTTCTTTTTTAAGATTAAACAAAATATTGATAAAACAATGCTCATATCAAAAGAAGATACAGCATATAAGGGAATTTAG
- a CDS encoding DUF2721 domain-containing protein: MGLNINIPAFLFSTISLLMSAYGGRFSKISKLIRDLSIELDNNNLEERIYLKKQILIFSKRVRYIKRLQLAAIFSLFFSALSMFCLLFEKINFANITFIIALIFFLISLLISLIEILYSIKALQINFKI; this comes from the coding sequence ATGGGGTTAAATATAAATATTCCTGCTTTTCTTTTTTCTACCATCTCATTGTTGATGTCAGCCTATGGTGGTAGGTTTTCAAAGATATCTAAATTAATAAGAGATTTATCCATAGAATTAGATAATAATAATTTAGAAGAAAGAATCTATCTTAAAAAGCAGATTCTGATCTTTTCTAAAAGAGTAAGATATATTAAAAGGTTACAACTAGCAGCAATCTTTTCTTTGTTCTTTTCTGCTTTATCTATGTTCTGTTTATTATTTGAGAAGATTAATTTTGCAAATATAACTTTTATAATTGCTTTAATATTCTTTTTAATTTCTCTTTTAATATCTTTAATTGAAATTTTGTATTCAATAAAAGCTTTACAAATAAATTTTAAAATATGA
- a CDS encoding cytochrome c biogenesis CcdA family protein has product MEDISIIIAFFAGIISFFSPCVLPLVPAYIGYITGSTTIRRRFFTLIRSIGFVLGFSLIFILMGASASYLGQLFARYKFIFTKASGILIIIFGLHITGLWKINLFYKQFRFSEPKQAGTWLSSILMGIAFAAGWTPCVGTVLGSILLYAGTGATLSNGIILLAFYSLGMGIPFILTAIFINKFTQISPKINKYLPLISKISGFIMIIFGLLLFFNRVQNLSRYFYFLNNILPEY; this is encoded by the coding sequence ATGGAGGATATTTCTATTATTATTGCTTTTTTTGCTGGGATTATTTCTTTCTTTTCACCATGTGTTTTACCGTTAGTTCCTGCTTACATAGGATATATAACAGGTAGCACTACTATTAGAAGGAGGTTCTTTACTCTAATAAGATCTATAGGATTTGTGCTTGGTTTTTCATTAATCTTTATCCTAATGGGAGCTTCAGCTAGTTATCTTGGTCAATTATTTGCTAGATATAAATTTATATTTACTAAAGCAAGTGGAATCTTAATTATTATCTTTGGTTTACATATAACAGGATTATGGAAGATAAATTTATTTTATAAACAGTTTAGGTTTAGTGAACCAAAACAAGCTGGAACTTGGTTAAGCTCTATCCTAATGGGAATTGCTTTTGCAGCCGGTTGGACTCCTTGTGTAGGTACAGTTTTGGGATCAATTTTATTATATGCTGGTACTGGGGCAACCTTAAGTAATGGAATAATATTATTGGCGTTTTATTCCTTAGGAATGGGAATTCCATTTATTCTAACTGCAATCTTTATTAATAAATTCACACAAATATCTCCTAAAATCAATAAATATCTACCTTTGATTTCAAAGATTAGTGGTTTTATAATGATCATCTTTGGCTTATTACTTTTCTTTAATAGGGTTCAAAATTTAAGTAGATATTTTTATTTTTTAAATAATATTTTACCAGAGTATTAA
- a CDS encoding ZIP family metal transporter encodes MLEFLAGYNIVTIGILASLAAGLATGVGAIPIFFTKDIHKKVLDTSLGFAAGVMLAATSFSLIIPAIEKGGGGIKGATIALFGILAGGGFLDLVDKFFPDTNLLSNSTDEDTNLRKVWLFALAITIHNFPEGLAVGVGFGDGDILNGLGLAIAIGLQNIPEGLAVAIPFVKEKMEVWKAFIIALASGLVEPIGGLLGVGLIQISRPVLPFALAFAAGAMLFVISNEIIPESQKNSTSSLSTHAILIGFVIMMFLDNVLG; translated from the coding sequence ATGCTTGAATTTCTTGCAGGTTATAATATTGTTACTATTGGTATTTTAGCCAGTTTAGCAGCTGGATTAGCTACAGGAGTAGGAGCTATTCCAATTTTTTTTACTAAAGATATACACAAGAAGGTTTTAGATACTTCATTAGGTTTTGCAGCAGGTGTTATGTTAGCAGCTACATCTTTTAGCTTAATTATCCCCGCTATTGAAAAAGGAGGTGGAGGTATTAAAGGTGCTACCATAGCATTATTTGGAATTTTAGCGGGGGGAGGTTTTTTAGACTTAGTAGATAAGTTCTTTCCTGATACAAACTTATTATCCAATTCGACAGATGAGGATACTAATCTTAGAAAGGTATGGCTCTTTGCTTTGGCTATAACTATACATAATTTCCCAGAAGGATTAGCTGTGGGGGTAGGTTTTGGGGATGGAGATATTTTAAATGGACTTGGCTTAGCTATAGCTATTGGATTACAGAATATACCAGAAGGTTTGGCGGTAGCAATACCTTTTGTCAAGGAAAAGATGGAAGTTTGGAAGGCTTTTATTATTGCTTTAGCAAGTGGTTTAGTAGAGCCAATTGGTGGCTTATTAGGTGTAGGATTAATACAAATATCACGTCCTGTGTTACCCTTTGCTTTAGCTTTTGCAGCAGGAGCAATGTTGTTTGTTATTAGTAATGAGATAATTCCAGAAAGCCAAAAAAATTCTACTTCTAGTCTATCAACTCATGCAATTTTAATTGGCTTTGTAATTATGATGTTTTTAGATAATGTACTAGGTTAG
- a CDS encoding helix-turn-helix domain-containing protein, which produces MCQNNYNRKSKKGKHLTLEDRKIIEHLYNIQGKKDKEXAKELGKHRTTISRELKKGELKLLNSDYTTRIEYDAEIAQKVYDKNATAKGTKIKIAKEHELARFIERKIKQDKWSPEVIANQIQEDERFEIKLHWKTIYNYIDKGILMVNRDELVYGNYKKSNGTKRQEKES; this is translated from the coding sequence ATGTGTCAAAATAATTATAACAGAAAAAGTAAAAAAGGAAAACACCTAACTTTGGAAGATAGGAAAATAATAGAGCATTTATATAATATTCAAGGTAAGAAAGATAAGGAGATNGCAAAAGAGTTAGGAAAACATAGAACAACAATAAGTAGAGAGCTTAAGAAAGGTGAATTAAAATTATTAAATTCTGATTATACGACAAGAATAGAATATGATGCTGAAATAGCGCAAAAAGTCTATGATAAAAATGCTACAGCTAAAGGAACTAAGATAAAAATAGCTAAGGAACATGAGTTAGCAAGATTTATAGAAAGAAAAATAAAACAAGATAAATGGTCTCCAGAAGTAATTGCTAATCAAATACAGGAAGATGAAAGATTTGAAATTAAGCTACATTGGAAAACAATATACAATTATATAGACAAAGGTATCTTGATGGTAAATAGAGATGAGTTAGTCTATGGTAATTATAAAAAGTCTAACGGTACTAAAAGACAAGAAAAGGAATCAA
- a CDS encoding Hsp20/alpha crystallin family protein encodes MFDLSPFDNRKLTKPLSKISNNISDLMDFNDFGFKTDIRKRKNDYLIQAELPGVKKEDINVEVDEDYLTISAIILENNTEENESYIRKERRKGRFQRNFQLQNIKKEEIQAKYENGLLEVILPKENATSKEKRSITIN; translated from the coding sequence ATGTTTGACTTAAGCCCTTTTGATAATCGTAAATTAACTAAACCATTAAGTAAAATATCTAATAACATTAGTGACTTAATGGACTTTAATGATTTTGGATTTAAGACAGATATTAGAAAAAGAAAGAATGACTATCTAATTCAAGCTGAATTACCAGGAGTAAAAAAAGAGGATATAAATGTAGAAGTAGATGAAGATTACTTAACAATATCTGCCATTATCCTAGAAAATAATACTGAAGAAAATGAAAGTTATATCAGAAAAGAAAGAAGAAAAGGTCGCTTTCAACGTAATTTCCAATTGCAAAACATTAAAAAAGAAGAAATTCAAGCTAAATATGAGAATGGGCTCCTAGAAGTTATTCTTCCTAAAGAAAATGCTACTAGCAAGGAAAAAAGAAGTATTACAATTAATTAA
- a CDS encoding DUF2721 domain-containing protein, which yields MKFTLTTPALIFSTISLLLLAYTNRFSVLANLIRGLHDKAKEKGEKDHIIASQLSSLKKRVKLIRNMQFLAILSLFSCVFSMFLLFLDKNIAGEIVFAVGLALLMFSLILSAIEINISVHALNIQLSESVESESFDDNKEE from the coding sequence ATGAAATTTACTCTAACAACACCTGCTCTTATTTTTTCTACTATTTCGCTTTTATTGTTAGCATATACTAATAGATTTTCAGTTTTAGCCAATTTAATTAGAGGGTTGCATGATAAAGCAAAAGAAAAAGGGGAAAAGGATCATATTATTGCTTCTCAGTTATCTTCATTAAAGAAACGAGTTAAACTTATTAGAAATATGCAATTTCTTGCTATTTTATCTCTTTTTTCTTGTGTATTCTCAATGTTTTTATTATTTCTTGATAAAAATATAGCTGGAGAAATTGTTTTTGCAGTAGGACTTGCCTTATTAATGTTCTCTTTAATTTTATCTGCTATTGAGATTAATATTTCTGTTCATGCTTTAAATATTCAATTGAGTGAAAGTGTAGAGAGTGAATCTTTTGACGATAATAAAGAAGAGTAA